A single genomic interval of uncultured Sphaerochaeta sp. harbors:
- the mgrA gene encoding L-glyceraldehyde 3-phosphate reductase, with protein MYTPKTERYDSMKYNRCGKSGLQLPAISLGLWHNFGDQTSLSNARKMLHTAFDLGITHFDLANNYGPPPGSAELNFGKLLAQDFRSHRDELIISSKAGYLMWPGPYGEWGSRKYLLSSLDASLKRMGLDYVDIFYSHRYDPDTPLEETMGALASAYKMGKCLYVGISSYSAEKTREAHAILKDMGVPLLIHQPSYSMLNRWVEESLLSTLDELGVGTICFSPLAQGMLTDKYLGEIPEDSRAARKGSSLSEQMLTKENLENIRSLNAIAQERGQSLAQMALAWCMRRKEITSVLIGASSPEQIKENVATLENLDFSDEELKRIDSFAKEGNINLWARSSNN; from the coding sequence ATGTATACACCGAAAACAGAACGATATGATTCAATGAAATACAACCGCTGTGGAAAGAGCGGATTGCAGCTACCTGCCATCTCTTTGGGGCTCTGGCATAACTTCGGAGACCAGACGTCCCTCTCTAATGCAAGAAAGATGCTTCATACAGCATTTGATCTTGGCATCACACACTTTGACCTGGCAAATAACTATGGGCCACCTCCGGGGTCTGCTGAGCTGAATTTCGGCAAGTTGCTTGCCCAGGATTTTCGCTCTCACCGTGACGAACTCATCATTTCCAGTAAGGCAGGGTATTTGATGTGGCCCGGTCCCTACGGGGAGTGGGGGAGCAGGAAATACCTTCTCAGCAGCCTTGACGCTTCCTTGAAGAGAATGGGGCTGGACTATGTCGATATCTTCTATAGTCACCGTTACGATCCTGATACTCCACTTGAAGAGACCATGGGAGCTCTTGCTTCCGCATATAAGATGGGCAAGTGCCTGTATGTCGGGATCTCTTCCTATTCCGCAGAGAAGACGAGAGAGGCACATGCTATCCTGAAGGATATGGGAGTTCCTCTCTTGATTCATCAACCGTCCTATTCAATGCTGAACCGTTGGGTGGAAGAGTCATTGCTTTCCACACTGGATGAGTTGGGAGTAGGGACCATCTGTTTCTCTCCACTTGCACAAGGCATGTTAACCGATAAGTATCTGGGAGAAATTCCTGAAGATAGCAGAGCGGCAAGAAAGGGTAGTTCTCTGAGTGAGCAAATGCTGACAAAGGAAAACCTTGAGAATATCCGGTCACTTAATGCAATCGCACAGGAACGTGGACAAAGCCTCGCTCAGATGGCGCTTGCATGGTGCATGAGACGTAAAGAGATCACCAGTGTGCTTATTGGTGCCAGTTCGCCTGAACAGATTAAGGAAAATGTCGCAACCCTCGAGAACCTGGATTTCAGTGATGAGGAACTTAAGCGGATTGATTCCTTTGCAAAGGAAGGAAATATAAACCTTTGGGCAAGGTCAAGCAATAATTGA
- a CDS encoding glutathione peroxidase, giving the protein MATVYDFKAVKNDQVELDFSSLKGKTLLIVNTASKCGFTPQYEELEKLHQQYKDRSLVVIGFPCDQFAHQEPGSDADIKEFCSINYGVTFPLMSKVKVNGKEAHPLFVWLKKQAPGALGGTVKWNFTKFLVEKDGVTVHRYAPKDSPLAIIPKLEEVL; this is encoded by the coding sequence ATGGCGACAGTATACGATTTCAAAGCCGTGAAGAATGATCAGGTTGAATTGGATTTTTCCTCTCTGAAGGGGAAGACCCTGCTGATTGTGAACACCGCAAGTAAGTGTGGGTTTACTCCTCAGTATGAGGAGCTCGAGAAACTGCATCAACAGTATAAGGACCGTTCACTGGTAGTGATCGGATTTCCTTGCGACCAATTTGCACACCAAGAGCCGGGTAGTGATGCAGATATCAAGGAATTCTGTTCAATCAACTATGGGGTGACTTTTCCCCTTATGAGCAAGGTGAAGGTGAATGGAAAGGAAGCCCATCCCCTCTTTGTTTGGCTGAAAAAGCAAGCTCCAGGAGCTCTTGGAGGGACGGTTAAATGGAATTTTACCAAATTCCTGGTGGAGAAGGATGGGGTAACGGTACATCGTTACGCCCCAAAAGATTCTCCTCTTGCCATTATCCCGAAGCTTGAGGAGGTGCTGTGA
- a CDS encoding MarR family transcriptional regulator has translation MAYPQLLLSNQLCFRFYALERELMAAYRPLLNHLGLTYAQYITMLYLWEHEEGTVGELCTALSLDTGTMSPLLKRLESSGMIERHRLPSDERTVMVQLTDKGRELEQKAISVPEHIASCLLSNDKSEQGRKYQALKEMLDETLTQLKDSRNEREQER, from the coding sequence ATGGCTTATCCACAACTACTGCTTTCAAACCAACTCTGTTTCCGATTCTATGCCTTGGAACGGGAACTGATGGCTGCTTACCGCCCACTACTCAATCACCTGGGACTGACCTATGCCCAGTACATCACCATGCTCTACCTCTGGGAACATGAAGAGGGTACGGTAGGTGAACTCTGTACTGCACTCAGCCTGGATACAGGGACGATGAGTCCGCTTTTAAAGAGGTTGGAGAGCTCAGGTATGATCGAGAGACATAGACTGCCAAGTGATGAGCGAACCGTGATGGTCCAACTTACTGACAAAGGAAGGGAACTGGAGCAGAAAGCTATCTCTGTCCCTGAGCATATTGCCTCCTGCTTACTCTCAAACGACAAGAGTGAACAGGGAAGAAAGTATCAGGCACTGAAAGAGATGCTTGATGAGACACTCACTCAACTGAAGGATTCCCGCAATGAACGGGAACAAGAAAGGTAG
- a CDS encoding lipocalin family protein gives MNGNKKGRAMKRKCLLSIGGILAMLVMLTSCATTGKYPPLDTVSSLNLDRYLGSWYEIARYQHRFEKNLVGAKADYSLRDDGRIQVVNSGIKGDLEGKITSVKAVAWRPDEGVPGRLKVRFFGLFTSDYLVFGLDENYQWALVGSDDRDFLWFLSRTPEVNDATLDAMKAIAVEQGYDMEKLFLVPQKER, from the coding sequence ATGAACGGGAACAAGAAAGGTAGGGCGATGAAACGGAAATGCTTGCTCTCCATTGGCGGTATTCTGGCTATGCTTGTCATGCTTACTTCCTGTGCTACAACGGGAAAGTACCCTCCTTTGGATACTGTCAGCTCTCTGAATCTTGACCGATATCTGGGTTCCTGGTATGAGATTGCTCGATATCAGCATCGTTTTGAGAAGAACCTGGTGGGGGCAAAAGCTGATTATTCCCTCAGGGATGATGGCAGAATACAAGTGGTCAATAGCGGTATCAAGGGAGACCTGGAGGGAAAGATCACATCAGTCAAGGCAGTAGCATGGAGACCTGATGAGGGAGTTCCAGGCCGCTTGAAGGTGCGATTCTTTGGCCTCTTCACCTCCGATTATCTTGTCTTTGGATTGGATGAGAATTACCAGTGGGCACTGGTTGGCAGTGATGACCGTGATTTCTTGTGGTTCCTTTCACGTACACCTGAGGTGAATGATGCTACACTCGATGCCATGAAGGCGATTGCCGTAGAACAGGGATATGATATGGAAAAGCTCTTCCTGGTTCCCCAGAAAGAGCGTTGA
- the pflA gene encoding pyruvate formate-lyase-activating protein, giving the protein MSVQGNIHSVESFGTLDGPGLRYVVFLQGCSLRCRYCHNPDTWNMKGGTSQSVDEVVHDILSYKNFIKDGGVTISGGEPLRQPEFALELIGRLKREGIHTALDTAGSVPLEISKPVLDAVDMVLLDIKSLDDKLCFSLTGMGNANTLATLSYLQKIKKRVWLRHVLVPSWTLVEKKLEDLASFLTSFSCIEQVELLPYHRMGQYKWEQLHLTYSLADVQEPTREELSMARSIFEKQGLHVLMTSYKDEDSQTKVG; this is encoded by the coding sequence ATGAGCGTACAGGGAAACATTCATAGTGTTGAGAGTTTTGGGACATTGGACGGACCGGGACTCAGGTATGTCGTCTTTCTGCAGGGATGCTCCCTGCGTTGTCGATACTGCCACAATCCAGACACGTGGAACATGAAAGGTGGCACTTCTCAAAGTGTCGATGAAGTGGTCCATGACATCCTCAGCTACAAGAACTTCATCAAGGATGGAGGGGTTACTATCAGTGGCGGAGAGCCACTGAGACAACCAGAGTTTGCCCTGGAGCTCATAGGCCGTCTGAAGAGAGAGGGGATCCACACGGCATTGGATACAGCAGGAAGCGTTCCCTTGGAAATCTCAAAACCGGTACTGGATGCAGTGGATATGGTCTTGCTCGATATCAAGAGCCTGGATGATAAACTCTGCTTCAGCCTTACCGGTATGGGCAATGCCAATACGCTTGCAACTCTCTCCTACCTGCAGAAAATCAAGAAGCGGGTCTGGCTGCGTCATGTACTTGTCCCTTCCTGGACGCTGGTAGAAAAAAAGTTGGAAGACTTGGCTTCTTTCCTCACCTCCTTCAGCTGCATTGAGCAGGTAGAGCTGCTTCCCTACCATCGCATGGGACAGTACAAATGGGAGCAATTGCATCTCACCTACTCATTGGCAGATGTACAGGAACCCACCAGAGAAGAACTGTCAATGGCACGTTCCATTTTTGAGAAGCAAGGCCTTCATGTTCTGATGACCTCTTACAAGGATGAAGATTCACAGACAAAGGTTGGCTAA
- the pflB gene encoding formate C-acetyltransferase encodes MSEDTYYEINTRKYITEHYTPYDGDESFLAGPTERTEKLWGELKELLEVERRRGGMYDIDEHTISTIVSHKDGYINRDLEQIVGLQTDEPLKRAIMPFGGIRLVHTELKAYDRTLPESIDEVFKYRKTHNDGVFDVYTEQMRKVRHSGIITGLPDAYGRGRIIGDYRRVPLYGIDYLIKEKQRAKDNFHFDAMTEEVIRDREELSEQIRSLLELKEMAATYGYDISKPATDTKEAIQWLYFAFLAATKEQNGAAMSLGRVSTFLDIYAEKDLGSGRFSESEIQELVDHFIMKLRIIRFLRTPSYDELFSGDPTWVTESIGGVGHDGRHLVTKMSYRFLHSLTNLGPAPEPNLTVLWSDRLPQSFKKFCARLSIETSSIQYENDDLMRKDYGDDYGIACCVSAMELGKQMQFFGARVNLAKTLLYAINGGRDEKSGEQIGPKLAPVGDDVLDYDTVMDRYEAMSSWLAKLYIDTLNVIHYMHDKYSYERLEMALHDVQVMRTMAGGIAGLSVVADSLSAIKYAKVRPIRDERGLAVDFEIEGDFPTYGNNDEQVDAIAKDLVRGFITKMRRHTTYRKSIPTLSVLTITSNVVYGKKTGSTPDGRKAGEPFAPGANPMHGRDKKGCVASMKSVAKLSYDDAQDGISYTFSIIPQTLGKDKQMQVANLVTLLDGYFIEEGHHINVNVMEKETLLDAMDHPEKYPQLTIRVSGYAVNFIKLTREQQLDVINRTFHGSL; translated from the coding sequence ATGAGTGAAGATACATATTACGAAATCAATACAAGAAAGTACATCACAGAGCACTACACCCCCTATGACGGGGACGAATCCTTCCTTGCAGGGCCCACTGAACGGACAGAGAAACTGTGGGGAGAACTCAAGGAACTACTCGAGGTCGAGCGCCGGCGTGGCGGCATGTATGACATCGATGAACATACCATATCCACTATTGTCAGCCACAAGGATGGATACATCAACCGAGATCTTGAGCAAATTGTCGGCTTGCAGACCGATGAGCCCCTCAAGCGTGCCATCATGCCATTTGGAGGTATCAGACTGGTACATACCGAGTTGAAAGCCTACGATCGTACCCTTCCAGAGTCCATCGATGAAGTATTCAAGTATCGCAAGACACACAATGACGGAGTCTTCGATGTATACACAGAACAGATGCGTAAGGTGCGTCACAGCGGCATCATCACAGGACTTCCCGATGCATATGGGAGGGGAAGGATCATCGGTGACTATCGAAGAGTTCCCCTCTATGGTATCGATTACCTGATCAAGGAAAAGCAGCGAGCAAAGGATAATTTCCACTTTGATGCAATGACTGAGGAGGTTATCCGCGACCGTGAGGAACTCAGTGAGCAAATCCGCAGCCTTCTGGAGCTGAAAGAGATGGCAGCCACCTATGGCTATGATATCTCAAAGCCCGCAACCGATACAAAGGAAGCCATCCAGTGGTTGTATTTTGCCTTCCTTGCAGCAACCAAGGAACAGAACGGAGCTGCTATGAGCCTGGGAAGGGTCTCCACCTTCCTTGACATCTATGCAGAGAAAGATCTGGGGAGCGGCCGTTTCAGTGAATCGGAAATCCAGGAATTGGTGGATCATTTCATCATGAAGCTCCGAATCATTCGATTCCTCAGGACCCCCTCCTATGATGAGCTGTTCAGTGGCGACCCCACCTGGGTTACTGAATCCATTGGCGGTGTTGGCCACGATGGACGTCATCTGGTTACCAAAATGAGCTACCGGTTCCTGCACAGCCTTACCAATCTTGGTCCTGCCCCTGAACCAAACCTGACTGTACTCTGGAGTGACCGTCTTCCACAGTCCTTCAAGAAGTTCTGTGCCCGTCTCTCCATCGAGACCTCCTCGATCCAGTATGAAAACGATGACCTGATGAGGAAGGATTACGGTGATGACTACGGCATTGCCTGCTGTGTCTCAGCCATGGAGTTGGGCAAGCAGATGCAATTCTTTGGTGCTCGGGTGAATCTGGCAAAGACCTTGCTCTACGCAATCAACGGGGGAAGGGATGAGAAGAGCGGGGAACAGATTGGACCTAAACTGGCTCCAGTGGGTGATGATGTTCTTGACTATGACACCGTTATGGACCGCTATGAGGCGATGAGCAGCTGGCTTGCAAAACTGTATATCGATACCTTGAATGTCATCCACTACATGCATGACAAGTACAGCTATGAAAGACTTGAAATGGCCCTGCATGATGTACAGGTAATGCGTACCATGGCAGGGGGAATCGCTGGATTGAGTGTCGTTGCCGACAGCCTCTCAGCCATCAAGTATGCAAAGGTAAGACCTATCAGGGATGAGCGGGGACTTGCTGTCGATTTTGAGATTGAAGGAGACTTCCCCACCTACGGAAACAATGACGAGCAGGTTGATGCAATTGCCAAGGATCTGGTAAGAGGGTTCATCACCAAGATGAGGCGGCATACGACCTACCGAAAGAGTATCCCCACCCTCTCTGTCCTTACCATCACCAGCAACGTGGTCTATGGGAAGAAGACAGGGAGTACCCCGGATGGAAGAAAGGCTGGCGAGCCGTTTGCTCCGGGCGCAAACCCGATGCACGGAAGGGACAAGAAGGGGTGTGTTGCGAGTATGAAGAGTGTGGCAAAACTCTCCTATGACGATGCCCAGGATGGAATCAGTTACACCTTCTCGATCATCCCGCAGACCCTTGGAAAGGATAAGCAGATGCAGGTGGCAAACCTGGTCACACTCCTGGATGGATATTTTATCGAGGAAGGACACCATATCAACGTGAATGTCATGGAGAAGGAGACATTGCTCGATGCCATGGACCACCCAGAAAAATATCCCCAACTAACGATCAGGGTAAGTGGATATGCAGTGAACTTCATCAAGCTCACCCGTGAACAACAGCTTGATGTCATCAACCGCACCTTCCACGGAAGCCTGTAA
- a CDS encoding Crp/Fnr family transcriptional regulator has translation MSNVCDGCSNDLCLRNVPLFSSLQRDAVHALTSEMEHRRYKKGEIIVREGEKASAFTVIREGSAKAYRITPDGREQILYIFPENDYFGARFLFTEERVPYTVEALEPTTVCILNKTNFANLLAEHSQVAIEIIEAMANRMSRLESAMQSMGGRNADMRIASLLLEFKESYGHYNGNFLEITLPLSREGLANYLGIARETLSRKLTQFEEEGIILAVGNRVIRILDIERLTELSFFVD, from the coding sequence GTGTCCAATGTATGTGATGGTTGTAGTAATGATCTCTGCCTGCGAAATGTACCACTCTTCTCTTCTTTGCAACGTGATGCCGTGCATGCGCTCACCAGTGAGATGGAACACCGTCGCTACAAGAAGGGAGAGATTATTGTACGGGAAGGAGAGAAGGCCTCTGCTTTTACTGTTATCAGGGAGGGGAGTGCCAAGGCATATCGCATCACACCGGACGGAAGAGAGCAAATCCTTTATATCTTTCCTGAAAACGACTATTTTGGTGCTAGGTTCCTGTTCACGGAAGAGCGGGTTCCCTATACGGTGGAAGCTCTGGAACCAACAACGGTTTGTATCCTGAACAAGACCAATTTCGCCAATCTACTGGCTGAACACAGTCAGGTTGCCATCGAGATCATTGAGGCCATGGCAAACCGAATGAGCCGGCTTGAGAGTGCCATGCAGAGCATGGGGGGGCGCAATGCCGATATGAGAATTGCCAGCCTCCTTCTGGAGTTCAAGGAATCGTACGGTCATTATAATGGCAATTTCCTTGAAATAACCCTCCCATTGAGTAGGGAGGGCCTTGCCAATTATCTGGGGATCGCACGGGAGACACTGAGCCGTAAACTCACGCAATTCGAGGAAGAAGGGATCATTCTAGCAGTGGGGAACCGGGTGATCCGGATATTGGATATTGAAAGACTCACAGAACTCTCATTCTTTGTTGACTAA
- a CDS encoding permease, with the protein MTTLVKRYSSFLLVLVLLGIVSLFNKELGTGVFNITVMQLKEMLLVIPPIFILLGLLDVWVPKQTMVRYMGKGSGLKGILLSLFIGSAAAGPLYGAFPVAAVFMKKGVTFSNILIFIGAWSTTKIPMILFEFSALGAPFALTRLLIDIPGIIIIAFLLSKMMGKEEIEAIYERASKQ; encoded by the coding sequence ATGACAACTTTGGTAAAACGCTACAGCTCATTCCTGCTAGTTCTGGTACTGTTGGGGATTGTCAGCCTATTCAATAAAGAGTTGGGAACAGGCGTATTCAATATTACGGTCATGCAATTAAAGGAAATGTTATTGGTCATACCCCCAATCTTCATTCTGCTTGGTCTGCTTGATGTATGGGTCCCCAAACAGACAATGGTAAGATATATGGGGAAAGGGAGTGGATTGAAAGGTATACTACTCTCCCTTTTCATTGGTTCTGCTGCTGCAGGCCCCCTGTACGGAGCTTTCCCTGTGGCAGCGGTGTTTATGAAAAAGGGAGTGACATTCTCCAATATCCTTATCTTCATCGGGGCATGGTCCACAACCAAGATACCAATGATTCTCTTCGAATTCTCAGCCTTGGGAGCACCATTTGCACTTACCCGGTTGCTTATCGATATTCCAGGCATCATCATCATAGCATTCCTTCTCTCTAAAATGATGGGCAAGGAAGAGATTGAGGCTATCTATGAGAGAGCAAGCAAGCAGTAA
- a CDS encoding permease — MNLILYSVTALLLVLSFLKDREKTKKALLKAWRAFENILPQFLVVILFVSLLLSILDHETIVRIIGKDSGWIGVVLAAIVGSVTLIPGFVAFPTAALLLEGGAGYMQIAAFISTLMMVGVVTLPIEIQYFGKRLTLYRNTLAFIFSFVVAFTIGTVLEVVL, encoded by the coding sequence ATGAACCTGATACTCTATAGTGTTACAGCACTTTTATTGGTACTCTCATTTCTCAAGGACAGGGAAAAGACAAAGAAAGCGCTTTTAAAAGCGTGGAGAGCATTTGAGAATATTCTTCCCCAATTTCTTGTCGTTATTCTATTCGTCAGTCTCCTGCTCAGCATCCTCGACCATGAGACCATTGTAAGGATTATTGGCAAGGACTCTGGATGGATTGGTGTTGTCCTTGCTGCCATTGTAGGCTCAGTTACCCTCATACCAGGTTTTGTGGCATTCCCCACCGCTGCCTTGCTTCTTGAGGGAGGGGCTGGCTATATGCAGATCGCAGCCTTCATCTCAACGCTGATGATGGTGGGTGTAGTAACCCTACCCATAGAGATACAGTACTTTGGAAAGCGCTTGACGCTTTATAGAAATACACTTGCATTCATATTCTCATTTGTTGTTGCCTTCACTATTGGAACAGTTTTGGAGGTGGTATTATGA
- a CDS encoding CBS domain-containing protein, whose protein sequence is MANVQSILDQKGSTVYSITPEDTLAHALLKLTEHKIGALLVLNENGDIKGILSERDIIRHFSRRLEHLNTASIPVKEVMTVGVTCIKPEQNLDDCLQLMTAGRFRHLPVVNEDKVVGMVSIGDVVKAALEERDFEIGELEHYITNAY, encoded by the coding sequence ATGGCAAACGTACAATCAATTCTGGACCAAAAGGGAAGCACCGTTTACAGTATCACACCTGAGGATACCTTGGCTCATGCCCTTTTGAAACTTACCGAGCATAAGATTGGTGCACTGTTGGTACTTAATGAGAATGGGGATATCAAGGGTATTCTTTCAGAGCGTGATATCATCCGCCATTTTTCTCGCAGGCTGGAGCATTTGAACACTGCATCCATTCCGGTGAAGGAAGTGATGACCGTTGGTGTTACCTGCATAAAGCCAGAGCAGAATCTTGATGATTGCTTGCAGCTAATGACTGCTGGCAGATTCCGCCACCTTCCTGTGGTGAATGAAGACAAGGTGGTTGGTATGGTGTCAATTGGCGATGTTGTCAAGGCAGCTCTTGAGGAGCGTGACTTTGAGATCGGCGAATTGGAGCACTATATCACGAATGCCTACTAA